Proteins from one Camelina sativa cultivar DH55 chromosome 8, Cs, whole genome shotgun sequence genomic window:
- the LOC104707494 gene encoding LOW QUALITY PROTEIN: probable WRKY transcription factor 19 (The sequence of the model RefSeq protein was modified relative to this genomic sequence to represent the inferred CDS: substituted 1 base at 1 genomic stop codon), giving the protein MSEKEESTGAADAASDYYPRVGSSGEGNNSSSSSDVDARFKRKISTGLMVSQSPSVSTVSSPCIGRLTTGALAYLESVKDTFQDDKERYDTFLEVMKDYDDQSRDDTNGIIARVKDLFKDHDDLLLGFNIFLPRWYQITLPPKDETPVEFLDKFEGTYGMTYQQVVAQAVQGIQAHVNMQPQSEYPPSSAFQSFPSGQPQILTPAPDSSVLAHSSTSGITSIEPLNRVDDGYYWRKYGQKSAKGEMFPRSYYKCTHPGCLVKKKVERSVDGQVTEILYKGVHNHEPPKHAKKGSTTTLSGGSIHNNRRSSGLAASQFSSNKQQEAASDSKEVNSGDTAEDEPETKRRIKQVEDCEPAAATSHRTVIEPVFTVRTLSEVDLIDDGFRWRKYGQKVVKGSPYPRSYFKCTKVGCGMRKHVERAATDPKVVVTTYEGKHNHDLPAAKSRSHGSVIAENSANFVSFPPTSSKNLQDADLSVGFPRSQSLFVDEALTDTSDFFGPPSTSVTFSASKHYDVVIRYGRGDISNDDFISHLRASLCRRGISVYEELNEGDAIPQCWVLIILLTSTYVPSNLLHILERQHTDNLMIYPIFYRLSPNDFVCNSKNYDIFFFQDEPKRWQAALKEITQMPGYTLTDKSESNLIDEIVRDTLKVLCYGDKVNMVGRDMQVEEILSLMCIESLDVRSIGIWGAVGIGKTTIAEEIFRRISVQYETCVFLKDLHKQVEVKGHDAVREDFLSKVLEIEPHIIRISDIKTSFLRNRLQRKRVFVILDDVNDYKDVETFLGKLNYFGPGSRLIMTSRNRRVFVLCKIDHVYEVKPLDIPNSLLLLNHEISQFVLLPEVYKTMSLELVKFSNGNPQVLQFLSSIDVEWNRYSQEVQNISPIHIPGIYERSCCGLDDNEMSIFLDIACFFNRMDKDNVAMLLDGCGFSAHVGFKGLVDKSLLTISQHNLVDMLGFIQATGREIVRQESADRPGDRSRLWNVEDIRDVFINDTGTSAIEGIFLDMLNLTFDATPNVFEKMCNLRLLKLYCSKVEEKHGVYFPQGLEYLPSKLRLLHWEHYPLSSLPKSFNPENLVELNLSSSCTKKLWKGKKSLEKLKRMTLSYSYELTKIPRLSSAPNLELLDLEGCNSLLSISQSISYLTKLVFLNLKDCXKLESVPSMLRLESLKVLNLSGCIKLENFPEISPNVRELYMGGTMIKEIPSSIKNLVLLEKLDLENSRHLKKLPTSICKLKHLETLNLSGCTSLERFPDLSRRMKCLRFLDVSRTAIKELPSSISYLTALEELRFLDSRNLLKFPIVTNPNASFTELMPPESNKMDNLGTPADEEVVVGGPRENRRGIKGVRPPVLNPPIAMKRPPILRGSSWDFLTHFAPSDEEKAMEEKVEAEETEAMFIQLRDTEGCSFTTNKGDSSMTVSNTSSVYASEGSIITSWQKGQLLGQGSLGSVYEGISGDGDIFAVKEVSLSLLDQGSRTQECIQQLEGGIALLSQLQHQNIVRYRGTAKDESNFYIFLELVTQGSFQKLYQRYQLKDSVVSLYTRQILDGLKYLHDRGVIHRDIKCANVLVDANGAVKLADFGLAKVIDIKSHRGTPLWMAPEVLNPTHSDGYGSPADIWSLGCTVLEMLTGQVPYSDYEPVYAAYKIATGTLPEIPDTLSLDARHFILKCLKVKPEERPTAAELLNHPYVRRPLPSSSSGSGLG; this is encoded by the exons ATGTCGGAGAAGGAAGAGTCTACCGGAGCGGCCGACGCAGCTAGTGATTATTATCCGAGAGTTGGAAGTTCCGGTGAAGGGAATAATAGTAGTTCGAGTAGTGATGTTGACGCGAGATTCAAGCGGAAGATCTCCACCGGTTTGATGGTTTCCCAATCGCCGTCGGTGTCCACCGTATCATCCCCTTG TATTGGAAGGCTAACAACAGGTGCTTTAGCCTATCTTGAATCTGTCAAGGATACGTTTCAAGACGATAAAGAGAGATATGACACTTTCCTTGAAGTCATGAAGGACTATGATGATCAGAGCCG AGATGACACCAATGGCATCATAGCAAGAGTAAAAGATTTGTTCAAGGACCATGACGACTTGCTTTTGGGGTTTAATATCTTCTTGCCTAGGTGGTACCAAATAACTCTTCCGCCCAAGGATGAGACTCCTGTTGAGTTTCTTGACAAGTTCGAG GGAACATATGGAATGACATATCAGCAAGTTGTAGCTCAAGCAGTTCAAGGAATTCAAGCCCATGTCAATATGCAACCTCAAAGCGAGTATCCTCCTTCCTCAGCGTTTCAATCATTTCCATCCGGTCAACCTCAGATCCTTACCCCAGCTCCAGATTCTTCAGTACTAGCTCACAGTAGTACCTCAGGTATAACTAGCATCGAGCCTCTAAATCGAGTTGATGATGGCTATTACTGGCGGAAGTATGGGCAAAAGAGTGCTAAAGGCGAAATGTTTCCTCGAAGCTATTACAAGTGCACACATCCAGGATGCcttgtcaagaagaaggttgAGAGATCTGTTGATGGTCAAGTAACAGAAATCCTCTACAAAGGTGTTCACAATCACGAACCTCCTAAGCATGCAAAAAAAGGTAGCACCACAACTCTAAGTGGGGGTTCGATACATAACAATCGCAGGAGTTCTGGATTGGCAGCATCACAGTTCAGCTCCAACAAGCAACAGGAAGCAGCAAGTGACAGTAAAGAAGTCAATAGTGGAGATACTGCTGAAGATGAGCCTGAAACCAAGAGAAG AATTAAACAAGTTGAGGATTGCGAACCAGCTGCTGCTACTTCACATAGAACCGTGATAGAGCCTGTATTTACTGTCCGAACGTTGAGTGAAGTTGATCTTATAGATGATGGATTTAGGTGGCGCAAATATGGACAGAAAGTTGTCAAAGGGAGCCCTTATCCGAG GAGTTATTTCAAGTGCACGAAAGTGGGATGTGGAATGAGGAAACATGTAGAGAGAGCAGCAACAGATCCAAAAGTTGTAGTGACAACATATGAAGGAAAACATAACCATGACCTTCCAGCAGCTAAATCAAGAAGCCATGGTAGTGTCATCGCAGAGAATAGTGCGAACTTTGTAAGTTTTCCACCAACGTCCTCGAAGAATCTGCAAGACGCTGACTTAAGCGTTGGCTTCCCAAGGTCTCAGAGCTTGTTTGTAGATGAAGCATTAACTGATACAAGTGATTTCTTTGGGCCTCCAAGCACTTCTGTTACATTTTCCGCCTCTAAACACTATGATGTCGTAATCAGATACGGAAGAGGAGATATAAGCAACGATGATTTCATTAGCCATCTTCGTGCTTCCCTCTGCCGGAGAGGGATTTCTGTCTATGAAGAACTTAATGAAGGGGATGCAATTCCACAATGTTGGGTTTTGATCATACTATTAACAAGCACATATGTCCCTTCGAACCTCTTACACATTCTTGAACGCCAACATACAGATAATCTAATGATATATCCGATCTTTTACAGACTATCACCAAATGATTTTGTCTGTAACAGCAAGAAttatgacatatttttttttcaagacgAGCCAAAAAGGTGGCAGGCTGCGTTGAAGGAAATAACTCAGATGCCTGGCTACACATTGACAGATAA GTCTGAATCTAATCTTATAGATGAGATTGTAAGAGATACTTTAAAGGTGTTATGTTATGGTGATAAGGTGAACATGGTTGGGAGGGATATGCAGGTAGAGGAGATTTTGTCACTTATGTGCATTGAGTCTCTAGATGTTCGCAGCATAGGTATATGGGGTGCGGTTGGTATAGGAAAAACAACCATTGCTGAAGAGATCTTTCGTAGAATCTCTGTCCAATATGAGACTTGTGTCTTCCTTAAGGACCTTCACAAACAAGTTGAAGTAAAAGGTCACGATGCTGTGAGAGAGGATTTTTTGTCTAAAGTTTTAGAGATTGAACCTCATATTATTCGAATATCCGACATTAAAACAAGTTTCTTGAGGAATCGGCTTCAGCGTAAAAGGGTCTTTGTTATTCTCGATGATGTGAATGATTACAAAGATGTTGAAACCTTTCTTGGGAAGCTTAACTATTTTGGTCCAGGAAGCAGACTTATTATGACCTCCAGAAATAGACGTGTTTTCGTACTATGTAAAATCGATCATGTCTATGAGGTCAAGCCATTAGATATTCCTAACTCTCTACTACTTCTCAATCATGAGATATCTCAGTTTGTTTTGTTACCTGAGGTTTACAAGACAATGTCACTTGAGCTGGTCAAATTTTCGAATGGAAATCCGCAGGTTCTTCAGTTCTTGAGCAGTATTGATGTAGAATGGAATAGATATTCACAAGAAGTTCAGAATATATCTCCCATTCACATTCCAGGTATatatgaaagaagctgttgTGGGCTTGATGACAACGAAATGAGTATATTTTTGGACATTGCATGTTTCTTTAATAGGATGGATAAAGACAATGTCGCAATGTTGTTGGATGGCTGTGGTTTCTCCGCACATGTCGGATTTAAAGGCCTTGTTGACAAATCACTGTTAACAATATCACAACATAACTTGGTGGACATGCTCGGTTTTATCCAGGCAACTGGTCGAGAAATTGTTCGCCAAGAATCAGCTGACAGGCCAGGAGACCGCAGCAGGTTGTGGAATGTGGAAGATATCAGGGATGTATTCATAAATGACACT ggCACATCAGCTATTGAGGGCATTTTCCTAGACATGTTGAATCTTACATTTGATGCAACTCCCAATGTGTTCGAGAAGATGTGTAACCTTCGACTGTTGAAATTGTATTGCTCCAAAGTGGAAGAGAAGCATGGAGTATATTTTCCTCAAGGTCTTGAATATTTGCCAAGCAAGCTAAGGCTTCTCCATTGGGAACATTATCCTTTAAGCTCCTTGCCGAAGAGTTTTAATCCAGAGAACCTTGTAGAGCTTAACTTGTCAAGTAGTTGTACAAAGAAACtttggaaaggaaaaaag aGTCTGGAAAAGCTTAAAAGAATGACACTTAGCTACTCCTACGAGTTAACTAAAATCCCAAGACTTTCAAGTGCGCCAAATCTTGAGCTACTTGATCTTGAAGGCTGCAACAGCTTGTTGAGCATTAGCCAGTCCATCTCTTATCTCACGAAGCTTGTTTTTCTAAATCTTAAAGACTGCTAGAAGCTGGAGAGTGTTCCATCTATGCTTCGTTTAGAATCTCTCAAGGTTCTTAATCTTTCTGGCTGCATAAAGCTAGAGAATTTCCCGGAGATTTCACCAAATGTGAGAGAACTGTACATGGGTGGAACTATGATAAAAGAAATTCCGTCATCCATTAAGAACCTGGTATTGCTTGAAAAACTGGACCTGGAAAACAGCAGACATCTAAAGAAACTTCCAACAAGCATCTGCAAATTAAAGCATCTTGAAACTCTAAATCTGTCAGGCTGCACAAGCCTGGAGCGGTTTCCAGACTTGTCGAGAAGGATGAAATGCTTAAGGTTTTTGGATGTAAGCAGGACAGCCATTAAAGAGCTACCCTCCTCCATATCATATCTGACTGCTCTTGAAGAGCTGAGATTCTTAGACTCCAGGAACCTCTTAAAATTCCCAATTGTTACCAATCCCAATGCCAGTTTTACAGAGTTGATGCCTCCCGAGTCGAATAAGATGGATAATTTAGGTACTCCGGCAGATGAGGAAGTAGTTGTTGGTGGTCCGAGAGAGAATAGGCGTGGCATTAAGGGGGTTAGACCACCAGTACTTAATCCCCCTATAGCAATGAAACGACCTCCCATTCTTCGAGGATCATCTTGGGATTTCCTTACGCATTTCGCTCCAAGTGATGAAGAGAAAGCCATGGAAGAGAAAGTGGAAGCGGAAGAAACGGAAGCTATGTTTATCCAGTTGAGGGATACAGAGGGATGCTCATTCACTACAAACAAGGGTGACTCCTCAATGACAGTATCCAACACGTCGTCTGTTTACGCCTCCGAAGGATCTATCATCACCTCTTGGCAGAAAGGTCAACTTCTGGGACAAGGATCATTGGGCTCCGTGTATGAAGGCATTTCAGG AGATGGGGACATCTTTGCTGTCAAGGAAGTTTCGCTATCGCTACTTGATCAGGGAAGTCGGACACAAGAATGCATTCAACAACTCGAGGGG GGGATTGCACTACTTAGTCAGCTTCAGCATCAGAATATAGTGCGATATCGTGGCACAGCTAAG GACGAGTCGAATTTTTACATCTTTCTTGAACTAGTAACCCAAGGATCCTTTCAAAAACTCTACCAAAGATACCAGCTTAAAGACTCTGTAGTTTCCTTGTACACAAGACAGATTCTTGATGGTTTGAAATATCTCCACGATAGAGGTGTTATACACAG GGACATCAAATGTGCAAATGTATTGGTGGACGCTAATGGAGCAGTTAAACTTGCAGATTTTGGATTGGCTAAG gtAATCGACATTAAGTCCCACAGGGGAACTCCATTGTGGATGGCTCCAGag GTTCTTAACCCGACGCATAGTGATGGCTACGGAAGTCCAGCTGATATATGGAGCCTCGGGTGCACTGTGCTTGAAATGTTGACTGGTCAGGTTCCCTATTCCGATTATGAACCT GTTTATGCCGCGTATAAGATTGCAACGGGTACGCTTCCAGAAATACCTGATACTCTATCGTTAGACGCTCGACATTTCATACTCAAGTGTCTCAAAGTGAAACCGGAAGAGCGGCCAACTGCAGCTGAGCTGTTGAACCATCCATATGTGAGAAGGCCCTTACCATCCTCGAGCTCTGGATCGGGCTTGGGATAA
- the LOC109125960 gene encoding uncharacterized protein LOC109125960 — MTHCNPCTTPADTRTKLAVGAGPPVANPTLYRSLAGALQYLTFTRPDISFAVQQVCLFMHDPRDIHYKALKRILRYVKGTLDFGLQLYPTKTSGLVAYTDANWAGCPSTRRSTSGYCIFHGDNLISWSAKRQHTVSWSSAEAEYRGVANVVAETTWLRNILLELHCPLTTATLVYCDNVSAVYLSTNLVQHQRTKHVEIDLHFVRECIALGTVQVLHVPSSHQYADIFTKGLPTPLFTAFRTVSASYRPTLQLRGSDRQGNMKYSVSIFV; from the coding sequence ATGACTCATTGTAACCCCTGCACCACACCGGCCGACACACGCACTAAACTCGCTGTCGGGGCTGGTCCGCCCGTTGCTAATCCGACCCTTTACCGAAGTCTTGCTGGTGCTCTTCAATATTTGACATTTACAAGACCGGACATCTCCTTCGCAGTTCAACAAGTCTGCTTGTTTATGCATGATCCTCGTGACATTCATTACAAGGCTCTCAAACGGATACTAAGGTACGTTAAAGGTACACTCGATTTTGGTTTGCAGCTATACCCAACTAAGACTTCCGGACTAGTAGCATATACGGACGCCAACTGGGCAGGTTGTCCTTCCACACGACGCTCAACCTCTGGTTATTGCATCTTCCACGGTGACAACCTCATTTCATGGTCCGCAAAGCGTCAACACACTGTCTCATGGTCCAGTGCAGAAGCCGAGTACAGAGGCGTCGCCAATGTTGTGGCAGAAACAACCTGGCTCCGGAACATTCTTCTTGAACTACATTGTCCCTTGACAACAGCCACCTTAGTCTACTGTGACAACGTCAGCGCGGTGTACCTCTCTACTAACCTTGTTCAACATCAACGCACTAAGCATGTCGAGATCGATTTGCACTTCGTTCGTGAATGTATTGCTCTTGGTACCGTACAAGTCCTCCATGTCCCATCGTCGCACCAGTACGCGGACATCTTTACAAAAGGCCTTCCAACACCATTGTTCACCGCTTTTCGTACAGTCTCGGCGTCATACCGACCAACGCTTCAACTGCGGGGGAGTGATAGACAAGGGAATATGAAATATTCTGTTTCCATATTTGTATAG